The proteins below come from a single Catenulispora sp. EB89 genomic window:
- a CDS encoding RHS repeat-associated core domain-containing protein, whose amino-acid sequence MDGDPTPGVVESVQALAREFGDFAHDVEAAYRSLNAFGSDTAAMQWVGQTADSFKNQYGPLPGRLQKLYTSYSEASDALSAYAPALQAAQSKADAALRQAQDANADLQRATTNANSAAADLKTAQQNHAASPNPQAVTDAQTAHDTAQTNLTNAKATMAALTKQANDAYHDRITAAQACARAIGHAQSDGIHNKHWWEHLGADLAEWGGKIAEIANDLAPILDVLALATSWIPGVDVITAGLAEADNLIALAGTGLEIAGDAMQGHWGDALMGAGMLGLTFLGGKAIEKFGGAALERIGARANKEALTAGDPVDVVSGQMLLKGDTDLFLPGVLPLVVGRSYASAYSAGRLFGPGWASFLDQRVSVNAAGIHFAGEDCQVLDFPIPVGAEPVHTARGELLSLTWDRENDEIRIESVRGGTTWHFGVVHHREEAGQIRDLTALSDRNGNRIEILRTADGIPTGIEHYGGYRVAIDVGPTAGGPRLTGIRLLDATEGSVLVREFGYDEAGRLTEMVDASATAFRYVYDDADRITAWIDRNGVTYRYEYDEAGRVVRGSNPEGLLAAAFAYDDEARTTVVTDSLGFRTTYRHDENGHPDLITDALGGVREIRSDPRGHLMRQVDQLGQVTEFVRDDRGNELGVNRSDGTRVRAAYNAFDRPVELTAPDGAVWRYEYDARGRLIAVTDPLGAVSGFRYDERGFLTRSSDALGASQRHVCDAAGLPVEVVDPTGGVVRCRRDAFGRIVEYVDPLGAVTTIERDALGRPVRETAPDGTTQRWEYDPEGNLVAYTTPAGAVTVFEYGPFDKVTARTDPDGGRYLFGYDSELRLATVTGPTGLTWRYEHDAVGNLVGETSFDGVGLAYRLDAAGRLVARTGPDGTDVTFVRDGQGRVVERYAGGDVFRYAYDEAGRLRAATGAGSTISYERDALGRVTAETVDGRTLVNVYDAVGQRTERTTPGGVTTRWSYDASGRHQSATGTAGALEFRYDAAGRETLRLLGPGASLSQTYDSVGRPLVQGIWSHPGQDPAAAARAAEPVSLQSRSVSYRADGLPVEARDALRGTTVYQLDLSGRVTAVEAASWRETYAYDALGNLSLAQTPQLQDQDRDEPASRERTHTGTRIDRDHRTTYEYDDAGQLVRKIRRTLSGGRRIWTYSWDADGRLTGFTGPDGDTWSYSYDPLDRRTAKTRIAADGTVADTVRFSWDGPRVAEELRIAPDGRSTTVTWDYEPRGFKPVAQTRRSWAADAPQEEIDEEFHAIVTDAVGTPMELVTSDGRLAWYTTRSLYGRRIVAPESTTDCPLGFPGQYRDDESGLYYNVHRYYDPETAAYLSPDPLGFAPADNNTAYVTNPLVESDPLGLFSCPIAVGKELEGMRGGMGMKTVDEEDAIAAPYLAAGKNPPPGTLNTLGKMEFDGGREPVYGINGRLAERTDAYPGKGNSLMPQSYVDHAEGDMAYQASQRGYSGGNAAIYTDRNQCGFCNRSIKGYVKLLNLDSITVYDPRGLVGVWDATGKIA is encoded by the coding sequence TTGGATGGCGACCCCACGCCGGGCGTGGTGGAGTCGGTGCAGGCTTTGGCGAGGGAGTTCGGGGATTTCGCGCATGATGTGGAGGCGGCGTATCGAAGCCTGAACGCGTTCGGCTCCGACACGGCGGCGATGCAGTGGGTCGGTCAGACCGCTGATTCGTTCAAGAACCAGTACGGTCCGTTGCCGGGGCGTTTGCAGAAGCTGTACACGTCTTACAGCGAGGCCTCCGACGCACTGTCCGCGTACGCGCCAGCGTTGCAGGCAGCCCAGTCCAAGGCTGATGCCGCGCTGCGGCAGGCTCAGGACGCGAACGCGGACCTGCAGCGCGCCACCACCAACGCCAACAGCGCGGCGGCCGATTTGAAGACGGCGCAGCAGAACCACGCCGCCAGCCCCAACCCGCAGGCGGTCACCGACGCCCAAACCGCGCACGACACCGCGCAAACCAACCTGACCAACGCCAAAGCCACAATGGCCGCGTTGACCAAACAGGCCAACGACGCCTACCACGACCGCATCACCGCCGCCCAAGCCTGCGCCCGCGCCATCGGCCACGCCCAATCCGACGGCATCCACAACAAGCACTGGTGGGAACACCTCGGCGCGGACCTGGCCGAGTGGGGCGGCAAGATCGCCGAGATCGCCAACGACCTCGCGCCGATCCTGGACGTCCTGGCCCTGGCCACCTCCTGGATCCCCGGCGTCGACGTCATCACCGCCGGACTCGCGGAAGCTGACAACCTGATCGCCCTGGCGGGGACGGGTCTGGAGATCGCCGGCGACGCCATGCAGGGCCACTGGGGCGATGCCCTGATGGGCGCCGGCATGCTCGGGCTCACCTTCCTCGGCGGCAAGGCCATTGAGAAGTTCGGTGGTGCCGCGCTGGAGCGGATCGGCGCCCGAGCCAACAAAGAAGCCCTGACCGCCGGCGACCCGGTCGACGTGGTGTCCGGTCAGATGCTGCTGAAGGGGGACACCGACCTTTTCCTGCCCGGTGTGCTCCCGCTCGTGGTGGGTCGTTCCTATGCGTCGGCCTACTCCGCCGGCCGGTTGTTCGGCCCCGGCTGGGCGTCCTTCCTCGACCAGCGGGTCTCCGTCAACGCCGCGGGCATTCACTTCGCCGGCGAGGACTGCCAGGTCCTCGACTTCCCGATCCCGGTCGGCGCCGAGCCGGTGCACACGGCACGGGGCGAGCTGTTGTCCCTGACGTGGGATCGCGAGAACGACGAGATCCGGATCGAGTCGGTCCGCGGCGGGACGACATGGCACTTCGGCGTGGTGCACCATCGCGAGGAAGCCGGCCAGATCCGTGATCTGACCGCCCTGTCCGACCGCAACGGCAACCGAATAGAGATCCTGCGAACCGCCGACGGAATCCCGACCGGCATCGAGCACTACGGCGGCTACCGCGTCGCCATCGACGTCGGCCCGACGGCCGGCGGGCCGCGCCTCACCGGCATCCGCCTCCTCGACGCGACCGAGGGCAGCGTCCTCGTCCGCGAGTTCGGCTACGACGAAGCGGGCCGCCTCACTGAAATGGTCGACGCCTCGGCCACGGCCTTCCGGTACGTCTACGACGACGCCGACCGGATCACCGCCTGGATCGACCGCAACGGCGTCACGTACCGGTACGAGTACGACGAGGCGGGGCGCGTCGTCCGGGGCTCGAACCCGGAGGGTCTGCTCGCCGCCGCGTTCGCCTACGACGACGAGGCCCGTACCACGGTCGTCACCGACTCCCTCGGCTTCCGGACGACCTACCGCCATGACGAGAACGGCCACCCGGACCTGATCACCGACGCCCTCGGCGGGGTGCGCGAAATACGCTCCGATCCGCGCGGCCACCTGATGCGCCAGGTCGACCAGTTGGGACAGGTCACCGAGTTCGTCCGCGACGACCGCGGCAACGAGCTCGGCGTCAACCGGTCGGACGGCACGCGGGTGCGGGCCGCCTACAACGCGTTCGACCGCCCGGTGGAACTCACCGCGCCCGACGGCGCGGTGTGGCGCTACGAGTACGACGCACGCGGCCGGCTCATCGCCGTGACCGATCCCCTGGGGGCGGTCAGCGGCTTCCGTTACGACGAACGAGGATTTCTGACGCGGTCGTCGGACGCGCTGGGCGCGTCGCAGCGCCATGTCTGCGACGCGGCTGGGCTTCCGGTCGAGGTGGTGGACCCGACCGGCGGAGTCGTCCGCTGCCGTCGCGACGCGTTCGGCCGCATCGTCGAGTACGTCGATCCCCTCGGCGCGGTCACGACGATCGAGCGCGACGCCCTGGGCCGTCCGGTCCGCGAGACCGCGCCGGACGGGACCACGCAGCGCTGGGAGTACGACCCCGAGGGCAACCTCGTCGCCTACACCACCCCGGCGGGGGCGGTCACCGTGTTCGAATACGGGCCCTTCGACAAGGTCACGGCCCGCACCGATCCCGACGGCGGCCGCTACCTGTTCGGCTACGACAGCGAGCTGCGCCTGGCCACGGTCACCGGTCCGACCGGGCTGACCTGGCGCTACGAGCACGACGCGGTCGGCAACCTGGTCGGCGAGACCTCCTTCGACGGCGTCGGGCTCGCCTATCGCCTCGACGCCGCGGGCCGCCTGGTCGCCCGGACCGGCCCGGACGGCACGGACGTCACCTTCGTGCGCGACGGGCAGGGCCGTGTGGTGGAACGGTACGCGGGAGGCGACGTCTTCCGTTACGCCTACGACGAGGCGGGGCGGCTGCGGGCGGCGACCGGGGCCGGATCGACGATCTCGTACGAGCGCGACGCGCTCGGCCGCGTGACCGCCGAGACAGTGGACGGCCGCACGCTCGTGAACGTCTACGACGCCGTCGGGCAGCGCACCGAGCGGACCACGCCGGGCGGCGTCACGACCCGGTGGAGCTATGACGCCTCCGGCCGCCACCAGAGCGCTACGGGGACGGCCGGGGCCCTGGAATTCCGGTACGACGCGGCCGGGCGCGAGACACTCCGCCTGCTCGGCCCCGGAGCTTCGCTGAGCCAGACCTATGACTCGGTCGGACGGCCCCTCGTCCAGGGCATCTGGTCGCACCCGGGGCAGGACCCCGCAGCGGCGGCCCGAGCTGCCGAGCCGGTGTCGTTGCAGAGCCGGAGTGTCAGCTACCGCGCCGACGGACTCCCGGTGGAGGCCAGGGACGCGCTCCGCGGCACGACTGTCTACCAGCTCGACCTCTCCGGCCGGGTGACCGCGGTCGAGGCCGCGTCCTGGCGTGAGACCTATGCCTACGACGCACTGGGCAATCTGAGCCTCGCGCAGACACCGCAGCTCCAGGACCAGGACCGCGACGAGCCCGCTTCGCGCGAACGCACCCACACCGGCACCCGGATCGACCGCGACCACCGCACGACCTACGAGTACGACGACGCCGGACAGTTGGTCCGCAAGATCCGCCGAACGCTGTCCGGCGGACGCCGGATCTGGACGTACAGCTGGGACGCGGACGGCCGCTTGACCGGCTTCACGGGACCCGACGGAGACACCTGGTCCTACAGCTACGACCCGCTGGACCGGCGCACGGCCAAAACCCGGATCGCCGCCGACGGCACGGTCGCTGACACCGTCCGCTTCAGCTGGGACGGACCTCGGGTCGCCGAGGAACTGCGGATCGCCCCCGACGGCCGCAGCACCACGGTCACGTGGGACTACGAGCCGCGCGGATTCAAGCCGGTGGCGCAGACCCGGCGGAGCTGGGCCGCCGACGCTCCGCAGGAGGAGATCGACGAGGAGTTCCACGCGATCGTCACGGACGCCGTCGGCACCCCGATGGAGTTGGTCACCTCCGACGGTCGGCTGGCGTGGTACACCACCCGCTCGCTGTACGGTCGGCGAATCGTGGCGCCGGAGAGCACCACCGACTGCCCGCTCGGCTTCCCCGGCCAGTACCGGGACGACGAGAGCGGCCTGTATTACAACGTCCACCGGTACTACGACCCGGAGACGGCGGCGTACCTGTCGCCCGACCCCCTCGGTTTCGCGCCGGCCGACAACAACACCGCGTACGTCACGAACCCGCTGGTCGAGAGCGACCCGCTCGGCCTGTTCTCCTGCCCGATCGCCGTGGGCAAGGAACTGGAGGGCATGCGCGGCGGGATGGGCATGAAGACCGTCGACGAGGAGGACGCGATCGCTGCCCCGTACCTCGCGGCGGGCAAGAACCCTCCGCCGGGAACCCTCAACACCCTCGGGAAGATGGAGTTCGACGGCGGCCGCGAACCCGTCTACGGCATCAACGGCCGACTGGCCGAGCGCACCGACGCCTACCCCGGCAAGGGCAACAGCTTGATGCCGCAGTCGTACGTGGACCACGCTGAGGGCGACATGGCCTATCAGGCATCCCAGCGCGGTTACAGCGGCGGCAATGCCGCGATCTACACCGACCGCAACCAGTGCGGTTTCTGCAACAGGTCCATCAAGGGGTACGTGAAGTTGCTGAACCTGGACTCGATCACCGTCTACGATCCCCGTGGACTGGTCGGCGTCTGGGACGCGACCGGCAAGATCGCATAG
- a CDS encoding DEAD/DEAH box helicase has translation MSISAASHLSPSYPDRAARGTAGRLRAWQQAALEQYMEREPRDFLAVATPGAGKTTFALRIATELLDRHVVNTITIVAPTEHLKTQWAEAAHRVGIKIDPNYSGVTGGTSRDYQGIAVTYAGVAAHPMLHRNRVEGRRTLVILDEIHHAGDSKSWGEAAYEAFEPATRRLALTGTPFRSDTNPIPFVTYAPDNEGIRRSIADYSYGYGEALTDGVVRPVVFMSYAGRMRWRTKAGDEIAMQLNEPMTNDAVKQAWRTALDPAGDWMPQVLRAADRRLREVRRGIPDAGGLVIATDQGAARAYADMLKDITGQRPTVVVSDDPDSSKNISEFTENDDRWMVAVRMVSEGVDVPRLAVGVYATGISTPLFFAQAVGRFVRARRHGETASVFVPSIPMLLEFANEMEKQRDHALDKPTQATTTEDVWGEEEALLAEANRTEKEQGYEEELFTFQALNSEAEFDRVLYDGAEFGLPADPGSREEAEYLGLPGLLDPEHIKVLLAKRQQMHLSSARKKALLRSQAEAIVGAEERPVMTRKQLLELRKELQGLVGAWHHKTGKPHGTIHGELRRTCGGPAVAQATATQLQKRIDMVRRWAAEGGY, from the coding sequence GTGAGCATCTCGGCGGCCTCCCATCTGTCCCCGTCCTACCCGGACCGGGCCGCGCGCGGCACCGCGGGGCGGCTGCGGGCCTGGCAGCAGGCGGCGCTGGAGCAGTACATGGAGCGCGAGCCGCGGGACTTCCTGGCTGTCGCGACCCCCGGCGCGGGCAAGACCACCTTCGCGCTGCGCATCGCCACGGAGCTGCTGGACCGGCACGTGGTGAACACCATCACGATCGTGGCGCCGACCGAGCACCTGAAGACGCAGTGGGCTGAGGCGGCGCACCGGGTCGGGATAAAGATCGACCCCAACTACAGCGGCGTGACCGGCGGCACCTCCCGGGACTACCAGGGCATCGCGGTGACCTACGCCGGCGTGGCCGCGCACCCGATGCTGCACCGGAACCGCGTCGAGGGTCGCAGGACCCTGGTGATCCTGGACGAGATCCACCACGCCGGCGACTCCAAGTCGTGGGGCGAGGCGGCCTACGAGGCCTTCGAGCCGGCGACCCGGCGCCTGGCCCTGACCGGCACGCCCTTCCGCTCGGACACGAACCCGATCCCGTTCGTGACCTACGCGCCCGACAACGAGGGCATCCGCCGCAGCATCGCGGACTACTCGTACGGCTACGGCGAGGCGCTCACCGACGGCGTCGTGCGTCCGGTCGTGTTCATGTCGTACGCGGGCCGGATGCGCTGGCGCACCAAGGCCGGCGACGAGATCGCCATGCAGCTCAACGAGCCGATGACGAACGACGCCGTCAAACAGGCCTGGCGCACCGCGCTGGACCCGGCCGGCGACTGGATGCCGCAGGTGCTGCGCGCCGCGGACCGCCGGCTGCGCGAGGTGCGGCGCGGCATCCCGGACGCCGGCGGGCTGGTCATCGCCACCGACCAGGGCGCCGCCCGGGCCTACGCGGACATGCTCAAGGACATCACCGGACAGCGGCCGACGGTCGTGGTCTCGGACGACCCCGACTCCTCGAAGAACATCTCCGAGTTCACCGAAAACGACGACCGCTGGATGGTCGCGGTCCGCATGGTGTCCGAGGGCGTCGACGTCCCGCGCCTGGCGGTCGGCGTATACGCCACCGGCATCTCCACGCCGCTGTTCTTCGCCCAGGCCGTCGGCCGCTTCGTGCGCGCCCGCCGGCACGGCGAGACGGCGTCGGTCTTCGTGCCCTCGATCCCGATGCTCCTCGAGTTCGCGAACGAGATGGAGAAGCAGCGCGACCACGCGCTGGACAAGCCGACCCAGGCCACCACGACCGAGGACGTCTGGGGCGAGGAAGAGGCACTGCTCGCGGAGGCCAACCGCACCGAAAAGGAGCAGGGCTACGAAGAGGAACTCTTCACCTTCCAGGCCCTGAACTCCGAGGCCGAGTTCGACCGGGTCCTCTACGACGGCGCGGAGTTCGGCCTCCCGGCCGACCCGGGCTCGCGCGAGGAGGCGGAGTACCTGGGCCTGCCGGGGCTGCTGGACCCGGAGCACATCAAGGTTCTGCTGGCGAAGCGGCAGCAGATGCACCTGAGCAGCGCACGCAAGAAGGCGCTGTTGCGGTCACAGGCCGAGGCGATCGTCGGGGCCGAGGAACGTCCGGTGATGACGCGCAAGCAGCTGCTGGAGCTCCGGAAGGAGCTGCAGGGGCTGGTCGGCGCGTGGCACCACAAGACCGGCAAGCCGCACGGGACCATCCACGGCGAGCTGCGGCGGACGTGCGGGGGGCCGGCGGTGGCGCAGGCTACTGCTACGCAGTTGCAGAAGCGGATTGACATGGTGCGGCGGTGGGCTGCCGAGGGCGGGTATTAG
- a CDS encoding xanthine dehydrogenase family protein molybdopterin-binding subunit: MTEPKFPADLRAEGMLWMGVTRSPHASAAIRGLDMRPARAIAGVHAVLSAADLPGYNFHGPRSIDQPVLAADVARYIGEPVAVVAAEHPALARAAAERVRVIWDPLRPLHDPDQASTAPPIHPDGNVLHTTTLAFGTEPATLADPASAESAGRKIVEGEYVFDGVASRPAAPAVVIAVPNGERGIEIYVATVSPRGDREVVAQCLGLPVEKVHVIPTRVGGADTHREDVGLQVQAALLAMATGRPVKAVVPRDAPAHPGRPAAQLRYRHVVGEDGSLVAVEADILLDGGAYASTTIDILEEACRLAVGPYRVPNVRVTGRVVRTNNPPTGRVRGGGGALTCAAYEAQMDAAGSAVGLGGLEVRLRNLLRPGDLVPDASDPLGKPAAAPVPIPDCLHEILDTPMPNFPPGPDIREYPGTVGRTGELTRIRRGVGVALGMADLSNPTQLGEYATAVVLVSMTAEGPAATVACSAVETGSGLHDLIRVTVERTLGIAPERVAVRAPEDPGSLPSSSAVTHPAWVHGSAVEAAAKQVRAKLFRSLAEQIGIDGGLLKVIDGYLVSHDDVFHLPLDDAYRQCLQSGRVVRGDGEFRMVTMPALTGTSDAASVAVGAVRAVVDVDTELGLVNVIQVAIAQDAGRVAVMDRAVHRVASGAVAGAGFVLSEGSDLPFGWGEPSTMDAPEVVVAALLETAEEAKEEIGPDGLPVAAPPLGGMKPVGDLSVMATPAAVLAAIRDAVGDPQGGSPLRLPLRPDRAWWVLG; this comes from the coding sequence GTGACCGAGCCCAAGTTCCCCGCCGACCTGCGGGCCGAGGGCATGCTGTGGATGGGCGTCACCCGCTCCCCGCACGCCAGCGCCGCGATCCGCGGCCTGGACATGCGGCCGGCGCGCGCCATCGCCGGCGTGCACGCCGTGCTCTCCGCCGCCGACCTGCCTGGCTACAACTTCCACGGCCCGCGCTCCATCGACCAGCCGGTGCTGGCCGCCGACGTGGCCCGGTACATCGGCGAGCCGGTGGCCGTGGTGGCCGCCGAGCACCCGGCGCTGGCGCGCGCCGCGGCCGAGCGCGTGCGCGTGATCTGGGACCCGCTGCGGCCCCTGCACGACCCGGATCAGGCCTCGACGGCGCCGCCGATCCACCCGGACGGCAACGTCCTGCACACCACCACCCTGGCCTTCGGCACCGAGCCGGCGACGCTGGCCGATCCGGCGAGCGCCGAGTCCGCGGGGCGCAAGATCGTCGAGGGCGAGTACGTCTTCGACGGCGTCGCCTCCCGGCCCGCGGCTCCGGCCGTGGTGATCGCGGTGCCCAACGGCGAGCGCGGGATCGAGATCTACGTCGCGACCGTCTCCCCGCGCGGCGACCGCGAGGTGGTCGCGCAGTGCCTGGGCCTGCCGGTGGAGAAGGTGCACGTCATCCCGACCCGGGTCGGCGGCGCCGACACCCACCGCGAGGACGTGGGCCTGCAGGTGCAGGCGGCGCTGCTGGCGATGGCCACCGGCCGGCCGGTGAAGGCGGTCGTCCCGCGCGACGCCCCGGCGCATCCGGGACGCCCGGCGGCGCAGCTGCGCTACCGGCACGTGGTGGGCGAGGACGGCAGCCTGGTCGCGGTCGAGGCCGACATCCTGCTCGACGGCGGCGCCTACGCCTCCACCACGATCGACATCCTGGAGGAGGCCTGCCGGCTGGCGGTCGGGCCCTACCGGGTGCCGAACGTGCGGGTCACCGGCCGCGTGGTCCGCACGAACAACCCGCCGACCGGCCGGGTGCGCGGCGGCGGCGGGGCGCTGACGTGCGCGGCCTACGAGGCGCAGATGGACGCCGCGGGTTCGGCGGTGGGCCTGGGCGGCCTGGAGGTCCGGCTTCGCAACCTGCTGCGACCCGGCGACCTGGTCCCGGACGCGAGTGATCCGCTGGGCAAGCCGGCCGCGGCCCCGGTGCCGATCCCGGACTGCCTGCACGAGATCCTCGACACCCCGATGCCGAACTTCCCGCCGGGGCCGGACATCCGCGAATACCCGGGAACCGTCGGGCGGACCGGGGAGCTGACCCGGATCCGGCGCGGGGTCGGCGTCGCGCTGGGCATGGCCGACCTGTCGAACCCGACGCAGCTGGGGGAGTACGCGACCGCTGTCGTGCTGGTCTCGATGACCGCGGAGGGCCCGGCCGCGACCGTGGCCTGCTCGGCCGTGGAGACCGGCTCGGGCCTGCACGACCTGATCCGCGTCACGGTCGAGCGCACGCTGGGCATCGCGCCGGAGCGGGTCGCCGTCCGGGCGCCGGAGGACCCCGGCTCGCTGCCCTCGTCGTCGGCCGTCACGCATCCGGCGTGGGTGCACGGCAGCGCGGTCGAGGCGGCGGCGAAGCAGGTCCGTGCGAAGCTCTTCCGGTCGCTGGCCGAGCAGATAGGCATCGACGGCGGGCTGCTGAAGGTCATCGACGGCTACCTGGTCTCGCACGACGACGTCTTCCATCTCCCCCTCGACGACGCCTACCGGCAGTGCCTCCAGTCCGGCCGCGTGGTGCGCGGCGACGGCGAGTTCCGCATGGTGACCATGCCGGCCCTGACCGGCACCTCGGACGCGGCCAGCGTCGCGGTCGGCGCGGTGCGCGCGGTGGTGGACGTGGACACCGAACTCGGCCTGGTGAACGTGATCCAGGTGGCGATCGCGCAGGACGCGGGCCGGGTCGCGGTGATGGACCGGGCCGTGCACCGGGTCGCCTCCGGAGCCGTGGCCGGCGCCGGCTTCGTCCTGTCCGAGGGCTCGGATCTGCCCTTCGGCTGGGGCGAACCCTCGACGATGGACGCCCCGGAGGTCGTGGTCGCCGCGCTGCTGGAGACCGCCGAGGAGGCGAAGGAGGAGATCGGCCCGGACGGCCTGCCGGTCGCCGCGCCGCCGCTGGGCGGCATGAAGCCGGTCGGCGACCTGTCGGTGATGGCGACCCCGGCCGCGGTGCTGGCCGCGATCCGGGACGCGGTGGGGGATCCGCAGGGTGGGTCACCGCTTCGACTGCCGTTGCGACCCGATCGGGCGTGGTGGGTTCTCGGGTGA
- a CDS encoding (2Fe-2S)-binding protein codes for MSESAVEWPAVGLTLRVDGHEYPVPQVWIGDSLLAVLRERLDLDEPRDGCGVGECGSCLVTLDGRLAAACLVPAVAAADRDVRTPQDAAFEAAREAVEAANASPCGFCAPALTVAITDLLHRNADPGPAAVREALAGIVCRCAESGRWIEAVARAGEAGVGDAGAAGPGISDSGEMPAYVVEAGEPA; via the coding sequence GTGAGCGAGTCGGCGGTGGAATGGCCGGCCGTGGGCCTGACGCTGCGCGTCGACGGGCACGAATATCCGGTGCCGCAGGTGTGGATCGGCGACTCGCTGCTGGCGGTGTTGCGCGAGCGCCTGGACCTCGACGAGCCGCGCGACGGCTGCGGGGTCGGCGAATGCGGGTCCTGTCTGGTCACGCTCGACGGCCGGCTGGCGGCGGCGTGCCTGGTGCCCGCGGTCGCCGCGGCGGACCGGGACGTGCGCACGCCCCAGGACGCGGCGTTCGAGGCGGCCCGCGAGGCGGTCGAGGCCGCCAACGCCAGCCCCTGCGGATTCTGCGCCCCGGCGCTCACCGTCGCCATCACCGATCTGTTGCACCGCAACGCCGATCCGGGGCCGGCGGCGGTCCGGGAGGCGCTGGCCGGGATCGTCTGCCGCTGCGCCGAGTCCGGACGCTGGATCGAGGCGGTGGCCCGGGCCGGGGAGGCCGGCGTCGGGGACGCGGGCGCCGCCGGACCCGGGATCTCCGACTCCGGCGAGATGCCGGCGTACGTGGTCGAGGCCGGGGAGCCCGCGTGA
- a CDS encoding xanthine dehydrogenase family protein subunit M, with the protein MIRPDGFGPSGDGGFGGDAGGAVPAGGHALPVRAAGSPEGALVFGGEGERPGFELGAFDTDEDDGEIAGTADEVGAGAPAASWFDGAGTSGTSGASAGAGSAGAGSGGAGVPAEAGAGTGAGAGAGPVGAGTSADGVLPGSAADQAPPAVGPGLAGSPVAAPRSLFGPQSVVEAVQVLAEHPDAVIIAGGTVAMPEITEGRRHPGAVLTLHRCAELRGWSTGPGEVLLHAGLTLAEMSQRDLRQQVPALNQAARTVGAPHVRANATLGGNLVVGPASADLPVVLAALGASVLVASADGVRTVSVSDFYDRDGVPQLTPGELVVGARVPVVEGMQGFMKIGVRGGISRSILSIMLAVDPARRSATCVVGAMALAALPSGTGRGGLPTLLRADHADRWLAEQVDWEAGAIADPTVYETFGRLVADSLVYGDGSGTLGGGGDPYRRKAVEICARRALLRALPPLGWLDQVRELQKRADFQRAKQRVERAEQARNQDR; encoded by the coding sequence ATGATTCGGCCGGACGGTTTCGGGCCGTCCGGCGACGGGGGATTCGGGGGCGATGCGGGCGGTGCGGTGCCGGCCGGCGGTCACGCGCTGCCGGTGCGGGCCGCCGGCAGCCCGGAGGGTGCGCTGGTCTTCGGCGGCGAGGGCGAGCGGCCCGGGTTCGAGCTGGGCGCTTTCGACACCGATGAGGACGACGGCGAGATAGCCGGGACGGCCGACGAGGTCGGAGCGGGCGCGCCGGCGGCGAGCTGGTTCGACGGCGCTGGTACTTCGGGCACCTCGGGCGCTTCAGCTGGAGCAGGCTCAGCCGGCGCAGGCTCCGGCGGCGCAGGCGTGCCGGCGGAAGCAGGTGCCGGAACCGGAGCAGGAGCAGGAGCAGGTCCAGTCGGCGCCGGTACGTCGGCCGATGGCGTGTTGCCGGGCTCGGCAGCCGACCAGGCTCCGCCCGCAGTGGGCCCCGGCCTGGCCGGCTCCCCGGTAGCCGCCCCGCGCTCCCTGTTCGGCCCGCAAAGCGTGGTCGAAGCCGTGCAGGTCCTGGCCGAGCACCCGGACGCGGTGATCATCGCCGGCGGCACCGTCGCCATGCCGGAGATCACCGAGGGCCGCCGCCACCCCGGCGCGGTCCTCACCCTGCACCGCTGCGCCGAACTGCGCGGCTGGTCGACCGGGCCCGGCGAGGTGCTGCTGCACGCCGGCCTGACACTGGCCGAGATGTCGCAGCGCGACCTGCGCCAGCAGGTCCCGGCGCTGAACCAGGCCGCGCGCACGGTCGGCGCGCCGCACGTCCGCGCCAACGCCACCCTCGGCGGCAACCTGGTGGTCGGCCCGGCCTCGGCGGACCTGCCGGTGGTGCTCGCCGCGCTCGGCGCGTCCGTGCTGGTGGCCTCCGCCGACGGTGTGCGCACGGTCTCGGTGTCCGACTTCTACGACCGCGACGGCGTCCCGCAGCTCACCCCCGGCGAACTCGTCGTCGGCGCGCGGGTGCCGGTCGTCGAGGGCATGCAGGGCTTCATGAAGATCGGGGTCCGCGGCGGCATCTCGCGGTCGATCCTGTCGATCATGCTGGCCGTGGATCCGGCGCGGCGCAGCGCGACCTGCGTCGTCGGCGCGATGGCGCTGGCCGCGCTGCCGTCCGGCACCGGCCGCGGCGGGCTGCCGACCCTGCTGCGCGCCGACCACGCCGACCGCTGGCTGGCCGAGCAGGTGGACTGGGAGGCCGGCGCGATCGCCGACCCGACCGTCTACGAGACCTTCGGCCGCCTGGTCGCCGACTCGCTCGTCTACGGCGACGGGAGCGGCACCCTCGGCGGGGGCGGCGACCCGTATCGTCGGAAAGCCGTGGAGATCTGCGCCCGCCGGGCGCTGCTGCGCGCGCTGCCGCCGCTGGGCTGGCTGGACCAGGTCCGCGAGTTGCAGAAGCGGGCCGACTTCCAGCGTGCCAAGCAGCGGGTGGAACGGGCCGAGCAGGCGCGGAACCAGGACCGGTAG
- a CDS encoding DUF3039 domain-containing protein — translation MSTPTFEPDTDTGGSTIVEERVESDYRYEPGDEERFAHYAERDKIMEASVFGTPLVALCGKVWVPSRDPSRFPVCPECKEIFEGLEPGGGDGDGDGGTS, via the coding sequence ATGAGCACGCCGACTTTCGAACCGGACACGGACACCGGCGGCTCGACGATCGTCGAGGAACGCGTCGAGTCCGACTACCGCTACGAGCCCGGTGATGAGGAGCGCTTCGCGCACTACGCCGAGCGGGACAAGATCATGGAGGCGTCCGTCTTCGGGACGCCGCTGGTGGCGCTGTGCGGGAAGGTGTGGGTGCCCTCGCGGGACCCGAGCCGGTTCCCCGTGTGCCCGGAGTGCAAGGAGATCTTCGAGGGCCTGGAGCCCGGCGGCGGTGACGGCGACGGGGACGGCGGGACGAGCTGA